Proteins co-encoded in one Acidithiobacillus caldus ATCC 51756 genomic window:
- the purH gene encoding bifunctional phosphoribosylaminoimidazolecarboxamide formyltransferase/IMP cyclohydrolase, with the protein MGEIKRALISVSDKRGVVDFARQLREFGVEILSTGGTAGILRAADIDVIEVSDYTGFPELLDGRLKTLHPRIHGGLLARRDDPQHQQQMVEQDIPPIDLLCVNLYPFAQTVARPDVTLAEAVEQIDIGGPTMLRAAAKNWESVTVLVDPDDYPRVLQEMAASQGGVGAKLRFQLATKVFAHTARYDGAISDYLSRHGSDGATAAFPQVLTLQLHKVQELRYGENPHQRAAFYREDDTTGLAALQQLQGKELSYNNLSDSDAALALIAEFDAPACVVVKHGNPCGVALGENLHTAIQRAWAADPVSAFGSVIACNRPVDADSAAFFAGVFVEVILAPEVTDSAQVLLQSKKNLRVLRIPDIRPWQRPGLDLKRVCGGLLVQDRDIRREPPEEWRVVTRRAPSPQEMEDLAFAWTLAHHVRSNAIVYVAQRQSLGIGAGQMSRVDAARCGAEKAQGLGFDLRGSALGSDAFFPFRDGVDTAARVGVRAIIQPGGSIRDEEVIAAADEADIAMVFTSVRHFRHG; encoded by the coding sequence ATGGGGGAAATCAAGCGCGCACTCATCAGTGTTTCGGACAAGCGCGGAGTAGTGGATTTCGCTCGACAATTGCGCGAGTTCGGGGTCGAGATCCTGTCGACGGGGGGCACCGCCGGCATCCTCCGTGCAGCGGACATCGACGTCATCGAGGTGAGTGACTACACCGGTTTCCCGGAACTCCTGGACGGTCGCCTCAAGACCCTGCACCCACGGATCCACGGCGGTCTGCTGGCGCGGCGCGACGACCCTCAGCACCAGCAACAGATGGTCGAGCAGGATATCCCACCCATCGATCTCCTCTGCGTCAACCTCTACCCTTTTGCGCAGACGGTGGCCCGACCCGATGTCACCCTGGCAGAGGCGGTGGAGCAGATCGATATCGGCGGCCCCACCATGCTCCGGGCGGCGGCCAAAAACTGGGAGAGCGTCACGGTTTTGGTAGACCCCGACGATTACCCGCGCGTTCTCCAGGAAATGGCGGCGAGCCAGGGCGGCGTCGGGGCCAAGCTGCGTTTTCAGCTGGCGACCAAGGTCTTCGCCCACACCGCGCGCTACGACGGAGCCATCTCCGACTATTTGTCCCGCCACGGTAGCGACGGTGCCACCGCCGCTTTTCCCCAGGTGCTCACGCTGCAGCTCCACAAAGTACAAGAGCTACGCTACGGCGAGAACCCACACCAACGCGCCGCCTTCTATCGTGAGGACGACACCACGGGCCTCGCCGCCCTGCAACAACTCCAAGGAAAGGAACTCTCCTACAATAACCTCAGCGACAGCGATGCGGCCCTGGCCCTCATCGCCGAATTCGATGCCCCCGCCTGCGTCGTCGTCAAGCACGGCAATCCCTGTGGGGTGGCTCTGGGCGAAAACCTCCATACGGCCATCCAGCGCGCCTGGGCTGCGGATCCGGTATCGGCCTTTGGCAGTGTCATCGCCTGTAACCGGCCAGTGGATGCCGATTCTGCCGCCTTTTTTGCCGGCGTCTTCGTGGAAGTCATTCTGGCGCCGGAGGTGACCGATTCTGCGCAAGTCCTGCTCCAGAGCAAGAAAAATCTGCGCGTGTTGCGCATCCCCGACATCCGTCCCTGGCAACGGCCAGGCCTCGATCTCAAGCGGGTCTGCGGCGGTCTGCTGGTGCAGGACCGCGATATCCGCCGCGAGCCACCCGAGGAGTGGCGAGTCGTCACGCGCCGCGCCCCGAGCCCACAGGAAATGGAAGATCTGGCATTTGCCTGGACCCTTGCCCACCACGTCCGTTCCAATGCCATCGTCTACGTCGCCCAACGGCAGAGCCTGGGCATTGGCGCCGGTCAGATGAGTCGCGTCGATGCCGCGCGCTGTGGCGCAGAAAAGGCGCAGGGGCTGGGTTTCGACCTGCGCGGATCGGCCCTCGGCTCCGACGCCTTTTTTCCCTTCCGAGATGGTGTCGACACCGCCGCACGTGTCGGTGTGCGTGCCATCATCCAGCCGGGTGGGTCCATCCGCGACGAGGAAGTCATCGCCGCTGCCGATGAAGCCGACATCGCCATGGTCTTCACTTCGGTCCGTCATTTCCGCCACGGTTAG
- the purD gene encoding phosphoribosylamine--glycine ligase, producing MDRVLVLGQGGREHALAWKLAQSPRVEQVFCAPGNPGTAAEPKVQNLNLASDDAAGLIETARRLAISLVVVGPEAPLVSGVADALRRAGIAVFGPNADGAQLEGSKLYAKAFMARHGLPTAAYGRFTGLDPARTFLRRQDLPVVVKADGLASGKGVVVATTLAQAEQAAEKFLRQGPILIEAFLEGEEASYIAIVADGQVLGLAGSQDHKRLLDGDRGPNTGGMGAYSPTPILDTHMAERVRREIMVPAAQGLLAEGISYRGFLYAGLMIGADGPRILEFNCRLGDPETQPLMLRMRSDLYPLLLSAARGDGLPTQIDWDPRTALCVVLAAAGYPEAPRTGDTLTLPTALPADCKIFHAGTRARDGKLYTQGGRVLGVTALGPDVAAAQQRAYDVVQRISWPGMQFRRDIGWRARP from the coding sequence ATGGATCGCGTACTGGTATTGGGTCAGGGCGGACGTGAACACGCCCTCGCCTGGAAGCTCGCGCAGTCGCCCCGGGTGGAGCAGGTCTTTTGCGCTCCAGGCAACCCTGGTACCGCCGCGGAGCCCAAGGTGCAGAACCTCAATCTCGCCAGCGACGATGCTGCGGGACTCATAGAGACAGCGCGCCGTCTCGCCATCTCCCTGGTGGTCGTGGGTCCCGAGGCACCCCTGGTGAGCGGGGTTGCCGACGCTCTGCGCCGCGCTGGCATTGCCGTCTTTGGCCCCAATGCCGATGGCGCCCAACTGGAAGGCAGCAAGCTGTACGCCAAGGCCTTCATGGCCCGGCATGGACTGCCCACGGCAGCCTATGGCCGCTTTACGGGACTCGATCCGGCTCGCACCTTTTTACGGCGACAGGATCTGCCCGTCGTCGTCAAGGCCGACGGCCTGGCGTCCGGCAAGGGAGTGGTGGTTGCCACGACACTTGCCCAGGCGGAACAGGCCGCGGAAAAGTTTCTCCGCCAGGGGCCCATCCTCATCGAGGCCTTTCTGGAGGGCGAAGAGGCGAGCTATATCGCCATCGTTGCCGATGGCCAGGTTCTGGGCCTCGCCGGCTCCCAGGATCACAAGCGTCTCCTGGACGGCGATCGCGGTCCCAACACCGGCGGCATGGGCGCCTACTCCCCGACGCCCATTCTCGATACTCACATGGCCGAGCGGGTACGTCGGGAGATCATGGTACCGGCGGCACAGGGACTCCTGGCCGAGGGTATCTCCTATCGCGGCTTCCTCTACGCTGGCCTCATGATCGGCGCCGACGGTCCCCGCATCCTGGAGTTCAACTGCCGTCTTGGGGATCCCGAAACCCAACCCCTGATGCTGCGCATGCGCTCCGATCTCTATCCCCTCTTGTTGTCGGCGGCCCGCGGCGACGGCCTGCCCACGCAGATCGACTGGGATCCGCGCACGGCCCTGTGTGTGGTACTCGCAGCCGCCGGCTATCCCGAAGCGCCGCGCACGGGGGACACCCTGACCTTACCCACCGCGCTACCCGCCGACTGCAAGATTTTTCATGCGGGCACACGGGCGCGCGACGGGAAGCTCTACACCCAGGGAGGGCGGGTGCTCGGGGTGACGGCCCTTGGCCCGGATGTGGCTGCGGCCCAGCAACGCGCCTACGATGTCGTTCAACGGATTTCCTGGCCGGGCATGCAGTTTCGCCGCGACATCGGCTGGCGCGCGCGGCCGTGA
- the hemF gene encoding oxygen-dependent coproporphyrinogen oxidase: MTQIPCVDTLERFLLDLQDRICTVLEEHDGRAHFREDRWERGEGGGGRTRVLQDGDLLEKGGVNYSRVFGQSLPPSATAHRPELAGQAFTALGVSLVLHPRNPYVPIVHMNYRFFSAGSVWWFGGGADLTPVYGFAEDARHFHAVLKAACDRHGPDYYPRFKEWCDNYFYLRHRQEMRGVGGIFFDDLNGDPVAIQALWQDLAHSFLDSWLPIAQVRRAHPYGERERQWQLLRRGRYVEFNLVYDRGTLFGLQSGGRTESILMSLPPLAAWEYDWRGEPDSPEARLKSDFLTPRNWV; encoded by the coding sequence GTGACCCAGATCCCTTGTGTGGATACCCTCGAGCGCTTCCTCTTAGACTTGCAGGATCGCATCTGTACCGTCCTCGAGGAACACGACGGTCGCGCGCACTTTCGGGAAGATCGCTGGGAGCGCGGCGAAGGTGGCGGCGGCCGTACCCGCGTCCTTCAGGACGGTGATCTCCTGGAAAAAGGCGGCGTGAATTACTCCCGCGTCTTTGGCCAGAGTCTGCCGCCCTCGGCCACGGCCCACCGGCCGGAACTGGCGGGTCAGGCCTTTACCGCCCTGGGCGTGTCTTTGGTGCTGCACCCGCGCAATCCCTATGTCCCCATCGTCCACATGAACTATCGCTTTTTCAGCGCCGGTAGCGTCTGGTGGTTCGGCGGCGGTGCCGATCTCACTCCTGTCTACGGCTTTGCCGAGGACGCCCGTCACTTCCACGCTGTCCTCAAGGCTGCCTGCGATCGTCATGGGCCCGACTACTATCCGCGTTTCAAGGAATGGTGCGACAACTACTTTTACCTGCGCCACCGCCAGGAGATGCGCGGCGTCGGCGGTATCTTTTTTGACGACCTCAACGGCGATCCCGTCGCCATTCAGGCCCTTTGGCAGGATCTTGCCCACAGCTTCCTGGACAGTTGGCTCCCCATCGCCCAGGTGCGCCGCGCCCATCCCTACGGCGAACGGGAGCGCCAGTGGCAGCTGTTGCGCCGCGGTCGTTACGTCGAGTTCAATCTGGTCTACGATCGCGGCACGCTCTTCGGGCTGCAATCCGGTGGCCGAACCGAAAGCATTCTCATGTCCCTGCCGCCTTTGGCGGCCTGGGAATACGACTGGCGTGGGGAGCCCGACAGTCCGGAGGCGCGGCTCAAGAGCGATTTTCTGACTCCCCGGAACTGGGTCTGA
- the ychF gene encoding redox-regulated ATPase YchF, translating to MSLACGIVGLPNVGKSTLFNAITKAGIAAENYPFCTIEPNVGIVEVPDTRLQALADIVKPQKVVPATMEFVDIAGLVAGAAQGEGLGNQFLAHIRETAAIALVTRCFVDDNVVHVQGRVDPVADLDVVLTELILADLSTVEKAQQRVQKQAKGGQAEARAELALLQRLLPHLDSGQPASSLSLTEEERQRLVPLCLLSAKPMLVIANVHEDELRDGPWRQPLEAWADARGARVVPVCAAIEAELAELPPAEQQEFLQDLGLAEPGLNRIIRSAYGLLGLETYFTAGEKEVRAWTYPKGATAPQAAGVIHSDFERGFIRAEVIAFEDFVHYRGESGAREAGKMRLEGKEYRVRDGDVMHFRFNV from the coding sequence ATGTCCCTGGCCTGCGGTATCGTCGGTCTGCCCAATGTGGGCAAGTCCACGCTTTTCAACGCCATCACCAAGGCCGGCATTGCCGCCGAGAATTACCCCTTCTGCACCATAGAGCCAAACGTCGGGATCGTCGAGGTTCCGGATACGCGCCTGCAGGCCCTGGCGGACATCGTCAAACCGCAGAAGGTCGTGCCGGCCACCATGGAGTTCGTCGACATTGCCGGACTGGTGGCCGGAGCTGCCCAGGGTGAGGGGCTGGGCAACCAGTTTCTGGCGCACATCCGCGAAACGGCGGCCATCGCCCTGGTGACCCGCTGCTTCGTGGACGACAACGTGGTGCACGTACAGGGCCGTGTGGATCCCGTCGCCGACCTCGACGTCGTGTTGACGGAATTGATCCTGGCGGACCTCAGCACCGTGGAGAAGGCCCAACAACGGGTACAGAAGCAGGCCAAGGGTGGACAGGCCGAGGCCCGCGCCGAACTGGCACTCCTGCAGCGGCTGCTGCCCCACCTGGACAGTGGCCAGCCGGCATCGAGCCTGTCCCTGACTGAGGAGGAACGCCAGCGTCTGGTACCCCTCTGCCTGCTCAGTGCCAAGCCCATGCTGGTCATCGCCAATGTCCACGAGGACGAGCTCCGCGATGGTCCCTGGCGCCAGCCCCTCGAGGCTTGGGCCGATGCACGGGGAGCGCGCGTCGTTCCCGTCTGTGCAGCCATAGAGGCGGAACTGGCTGAGCTACCGCCGGCGGAGCAGCAGGAATTTCTGCAGGACCTGGGCCTCGCGGAGCCCGGCCTGAACCGCATCATTCGCTCTGCCTACGGCTTGCTGGGTCTGGAGACCTATTTCACGGCCGGCGAAAAAGAGGTGCGCGCCTGGACCTACCCCAAAGGCGCCACCGCCCCCCAAGCGGCGGGCGTGATCCACAGCGACTTCGAGCGCGGTTTCATCCGCGCCGAGGTCATTGCCTTCGAGGATTTTGTCCACTATCGCGGTGAGAGCGGCGCCCGCGAAGCCGGCAAGATGCGCCTGGAAGGAAAGGAGTACCGGGTCCGCGACGGCGATGTGATGCATTTTCGCTTCAACGTCTGA
- a CDS encoding 50S ribosomal protein L25/general stress protein Ctc, translating into MTDVQFSIPARERDGHGRRPSRRLRREGQVPAVLYGDGKPANPLSLEARVLRKLLADERVFTNVITLEFPDRKETALIRDLQMHPYKEEVLHVDFLRVHAGERVTLHVPIHFENEATCVGVKSGGVLHRALVEVEVEAPVGQLPEAIVVDIAQLQVGESIHLSQITVPAGVKLVPLSHDDDKEVVSVHSARTGAEADEETAESAPSTGE; encoded by the coding sequence ATGACAGACGTACAGTTTTCCATTCCCGCCCGTGAGCGCGACGGGCACGGCCGCCGTCCCAGTCGTCGCCTGCGCCGCGAGGGCCAGGTGCCAGCGGTGCTCTACGGCGACGGCAAGCCTGCCAACCCCCTCAGCCTCGAAGCCCGCGTCCTGCGCAAGCTACTGGCGGATGAGCGCGTCTTCACCAACGTCATCACCCTGGAGTTTCCCGATCGCAAGGAAACGGCTCTGATCCGTGATCTGCAGATGCATCCCTACAAGGAAGAGGTTCTCCACGTGGACTTTCTTCGGGTGCACGCGGGCGAGCGGGTAACCCTGCACGTCCCCATCCACTTCGAAAACGAAGCCACCTGCGTCGGCGTGAAGTCGGGCGGCGTGCTCCACCGCGCCCTGGTGGAGGTGGAAGTGGAGGCGCCGGTGGGGCAATTGCCGGAGGCCATAGTGGTGGATATCGCCCAGCTCCAGGTGGGCGAGAGCATTCACCTGTCGCAGATCACGGTCCCGGCCGGGGTGAAACTGGTGCCCTTGAGCCACGACGACGATAAGGAAGTGGTCTCGGTACACAGCGCCCGCACGGGAGCGGAGGCCGATGAGGAGACTGCCGAAAGCGCGCCCAGCACGGGCGAGTGA
- a CDS encoding L-threonylcarbamoyladenylate synthase, which produces MLPKSPRRQDLRKAVALLRHGQVIAYPTEGVWGLGCDPRRRPALRHILRLKKRPQHKGVLLIAATRSQAARFADLDAVEEQVLGRYWPGTTLVLPARKEAAAWLRGQHGGIAIRVTHHEASRRLCRSFGRAIVSTSANPAGLQAARDLRTLKRYFGARVWALPARLGGQRRPSRIIDAVTGRILRS; this is translated from the coding sequence ATGTTGCCCAAAAGTCCGCGCCGCCAGGATCTGCGCAAGGCCGTAGCTTTACTGCGCCATGGCCAGGTGATCGCCTATCCCACCGAGGGCGTGTGGGGTCTGGGATGCGATCCTCGCCGTCGCCCTGCCTTGCGCCACATCTTGCGACTCAAGAAACGCCCGCAGCACAAAGGCGTACTGCTCATTGCCGCGACGCGCTCCCAGGCCGCCCGGTTTGCCGACCTCGATGCCGTAGAGGAGCAAGTCCTCGGCCGTTATTGGCCCGGCACGACCCTGGTACTACCGGCGAGAAAGGAGGCAGCAGCGTGGCTACGCGGGCAGCATGGTGGAATCGCCATCCGGGTGACCCACCATGAGGCCAGCCGACGCCTGTGCCGATCCTTTGGCCGTGCCATCGTTTCCACCAGCGCCAATCCCGCAGGCTTGCAAGCGGCGCGGGATTTGCGCACCCTAAAGCGGTACTTTGGCGCGCGCGTCTGGGCCTTGCCAGCCCGTCTGGGTGGCCAGCGCCGGCCCAGTCGCATCATCGACGCGGTTACTGGACGAATTCTCAGGAGTTGA
- a CDS encoding iron-containing alcohol dehydrogenase, with protein sequence MQNFTFYNPTKILFGQGQIAALSAEVPAGAKVLLTYGGGSIHRNGVYTEVKAALSGHAVVEFGGIEANPQFETLMRAVDLARKEQVDFILAVGGGSVIDGSKFIAAAFYHEGDAWAILAEHAAVQRALPLGTVLTLPATGSEMNAFAVVTRASTREKLPFSSPLIYPRFSVLDPTKTFTLPPRQIANGVVDAFTHTVEQYLTYPVNAPLQDRFAEGILQTLIEEGPKTLREPQDYDARANMMWCATMALNGLIAAGVPQDWATHMIGHEITALHGLDHGQTLAVVLPATLQRQRDAKRDKLIQYGRRVWGLSGDDEHIIDEAIGRTRAFFESLGVKTHLRDYGIGSDAIPALVEQLEKHGMVKLGERGDITPQRSREILELCA encoded by the coding sequence ATGCAGAATTTCACTTTTTATAATCCTACGAAGATTCTTTTCGGTCAGGGGCAGATTGCCGCGCTGTCCGCGGAGGTGCCTGCCGGCGCCAAGGTTCTCTTGACCTATGGCGGCGGTAGCATCCATCGCAATGGTGTCTACACCGAGGTCAAGGCCGCATTGTCCGGTCATGCCGTTGTCGAATTTGGTGGCATCGAGGCGAACCCGCAATTCGAGACCCTGATGCGGGCAGTGGATCTGGCGCGCAAGGAGCAGGTGGATTTCATCCTTGCCGTGGGCGGAGGCTCCGTCATCGACGGCAGCAAATTCATCGCTGCGGCTTTTTATCACGAGGGGGATGCCTGGGCCATTCTGGCGGAGCATGCTGCAGTGCAGCGGGCCCTGCCCCTGGGCACGGTGCTCACGCTGCCGGCGACGGGCTCCGAGATGAACGCCTTTGCCGTGGTGACCCGTGCGTCCACCCGGGAAAAGCTACCCTTCAGCAGCCCACTCATCTATCCGCGTTTTTCGGTGTTGGACCCCACCAAGACCTTCACCCTGCCGCCGCGCCAAATTGCCAACGGGGTGGTGGACGCCTTCACTCACACCGTGGAGCAGTACCTGACCTATCCCGTCAACGCGCCCTTACAGGATCGTTTTGCCGAGGGCATTCTCCAGACCCTGATCGAAGAGGGGCCGAAGACGCTGCGGGAGCCGCAGGACTACGATGCACGCGCCAACATGATGTGGTGCGCCACCATGGCTCTCAACGGTCTCATTGCAGCGGGTGTGCCGCAGGATTGGGCAACGCACATGATCGGTCACGAGATCACCGCCCTGCACGGTCTCGATCACGGCCAGACCCTGGCGGTGGTGCTGCCGGCGACGCTCCAGCGCCAGCGCGATGCCAAGCGCGACAAACTCATCCAGTATGGGCGCAGGGTCTGGGGCCTCAGCGGGGACGACGAGCACATCATCGATGAGGCCATCGGCCGGACCCGTGCATTCTTCGAGTCTCTGGGCGTCAAGACCCATCTGCGCGATTACGGCATCGGCAGCGACGCCATCCCGGCCCTGGTCGAACAGCTCGAGAAGCACGGCATGGTCAAGCTTGGTGAGCGTGGCGACATCACACCGCAACGCAGCCGGGAAATTCTGGAGCTCTGTGCCTGA
- the pth gene encoding aminoacyl-tRNA hydrolase — MDWLLAGLGNPGEEYAHTRHNVGFWCVRDLAATVGAPWGREARFKAELAQGLLAGQRLVLCQPQDYMNRSGGPVQSVAAFYKIPPERIVVVHDDLDLLPGVARLKFGGGNGGHNGLRDLDRALGTNAYWRLRLGIGHPGHKDRVVAYVLGKPKPEDRGQIDAAIHRALSVLPDFLQGRVDAAQQRLHSLES, encoded by the coding sequence GTGGATTGGCTTTTGGCCGGTCTCGGCAATCCGGGAGAGGAGTATGCGCACACCCGCCACAATGTCGGTTTCTGGTGCGTGCGCGATCTGGCCGCAACCGTCGGCGCTCCCTGGGGGCGTGAGGCACGCTTCAAGGCGGAGCTGGCGCAAGGCCTCCTCGCTGGTCAGCGCCTCGTACTCTGCCAACCTCAGGATTACATGAACCGCAGCGGCGGACCGGTCCAGTCCGTCGCCGCTTTCTACAAGATTCCCCCGGAACGCATAGTGGTCGTCCACGACGATCTCGATCTGTTGCCCGGGGTGGCGCGCCTGAAATTCGGGGGCGGAAACGGTGGGCACAACGGGCTGCGTGACCTGGATCGCGCCCTCGGAACCAATGCCTACTGGCGGCTGCGTCTGGGTATCGGACACCCTGGACACAAGGACCGTGTGGTAGCTTATGTGCTGGGCAAGCCGAAACCCGAGGATCGCGGGCAGATCGACGCGGCCATTCACCGCGCCCTATCGGTGCTACCGGATTTTCTCCAGGGTCGCGTCGATGCGGCCCAACAGCGTTTGCATAGTCTGGAGTCCTGA
- a CDS encoding quinone-dependent dihydroorotate dehydrogenase yields the protein MDFSRWRPWLFLLEPEHAHALSLRVLGGLNEMPKTRAHLWPHRPSDPRLAQELWGLHFAHPVGLAAGFDKDGQALKSLASVGFAFLELGTVTPRPQPGNPGPRIFRYPQQRAVINRLGFPSQGGSAVADRLAATLPLTVPLGINIGKNRETPLTAAVGDYRALIQQLGPFADYISINVSSPNTPELRRLQDPQSLRPLLQELREARQKLQRQPPLLLKIAPDLAPDEVTALAALAQEPQPLLDGFIATNTTLGRPSDWPHPAEAGGLSGAPLKRRANGIIAQLYRASSGRLPIIGVGGVATAQDVLDKIEAGASLVQLYTALIYEGPDLVQQITDALPELLTDRGVDHLGALVGRRAEHWASLPA from the coding sequence GTGGACTTCTCTCGCTGGCGCCCCTGGCTCTTTCTACTGGAACCGGAGCATGCCCATGCCCTCAGCCTGCGCGTTCTGGGTGGACTCAACGAAATGCCCAAAACCCGCGCCCATCTCTGGCCCCACCGGCCCTCGGATCCGCGTCTGGCCCAGGAGCTCTGGGGCCTGCACTTTGCCCATCCCGTAGGGCTAGCCGCTGGTTTCGATAAGGATGGCCAGGCCCTCAAGAGTCTTGCCAGCGTGGGTTTTGCCTTTCTGGAGTTGGGGACGGTAACTCCGCGCCCGCAGCCCGGCAATCCCGGTCCCCGCATCTTTCGCTATCCCCAGCAGCGCGCCGTCATCAATCGTCTGGGCTTCCCCAGCCAAGGGGGGTCGGCCGTGGCCGACCGCCTCGCAGCCACACTCCCCCTGACGGTGCCCCTGGGCATCAACATCGGCAAAAATCGCGAGACCCCCCTGACCGCCGCCGTGGGCGATTACCGTGCCCTCATCCAGCAACTGGGACCCTTCGCCGATTACATCAGCATCAACGTCAGTTCACCCAACACCCCGGAGCTGCGTCGTCTGCAAGATCCCCAGAGCCTTCGCCCACTACTCCAGGAGCTCCGGGAAGCACGGCAGAAACTGCAGCGTCAGCCGCCGCTCCTGCTCAAAATAGCCCCCGATCTCGCGCCCGACGAGGTGACCGCCCTAGCGGCTCTGGCGCAGGAGCCGCAGCCCCTACTGGACGGCTTCATCGCCACCAATACCACCCTTGGCCGGCCGTCCGACTGGCCCCATCCCGCTGAGGCCGGCGGACTCAGTGGCGCACCCCTGAAACGCCGCGCGAATGGCATCATTGCCCAACTCTATCGCGCAAGTTCGGGACGGCTACCCATCATTGGTGTGGGTGGCGTGGCGACGGCACAGGATGTGTTGGACAAGATCGAGGCCGGCGCAAGCCTGGTACAGCTCTATACCGCCCTGATCTATGAAGGCCCAGATCTCGTCCAGCAGATCACCGATGCCTTGCCAGAACTCCTGACAGACCGGGGTGTGGATCACCTCGGCGCGCTGGTGGGGAGACGGGCCGAGCACTGGGCCAGCCTACCTGCATGA